The following are encoded together in the Phragmites australis chromosome 19, lpPhrAust1.1, whole genome shotgun sequence genome:
- the LOC133900230 gene encoding uncharacterized protein LOC133900230: protein MTQLEANRAALAAERERLIAGWHLFEARVAVACAANEGEWRALEEERRALEGTRAEAVWEREEVTRLAEASQQQATEALARERQAQAREEAVLARERTAEASQAELARLKGEADQVRAELQHREEELQSREEDVVIRETDVSITTADLEAWEELLILRETEAAEAVLASAAWEERAAKWESELTTREQALSTLAKRVKQAEAQNHDNLTVI from the coding sequence atgaCGCAGCTTGAGGCGAACCGCGCCGCCCTTGCTGCAGAGAGGGAGCGGCTTATCGCTGGCTGGcacctttttgaggcccgcgtcgcTGTGGCATGCGCCGCCAATGAGGGCGAGTGGCGCGCTCTGGAGGAGGAGCGAAGGGCGCTAGAGGGCACCCGCGCGGAGGCCGTGTGGGAACGGGAAGAAGTcacccgcctggccgaggcatcgcagCAGCAAGCTACCGAggcactcgccagggagaggcaggcgcaggcgcgggaggaggcggtcttGGCCCGCGAGAGGACGGCGGAAGCCTCCCAGGCTGAATTGGCCCGCctgaaaggcgaggctgaccaggtCCGCGCCGAACTCCAAcaccgggaggaggagctccagagcCGGGAGGAGGATGTCGTGATCAGGGAGACCGATGTCAGCATCACGACGGCGGACCTAGAAGCCTgggaggaactgctgatcctccgggagacggaggctgcTGAGGCGGTGCTGGCCTCGGCCGCttgggaggagcgggccgccaagtgggagtccgaGCTGACCACCCGTGAGCAGGCCCTCTCCACCCTTGCGAAAcgggtgaagcaggctgaagcccag